A portion of the Granulosicoccus antarcticus IMCC3135 genome contains these proteins:
- a CDS encoding nitroreductase family protein — translation MQASESGNAQAEVEAVDRVIRARKTSKLMLEPDNKGESAVVWTEEQAKALRTMVEGAAWAPFHKRADEQVHRQGVLDSVVPWRFHVLEPAACRSLMQFLQRQSDNQPDSKWSRAWQSKIKNMLAACGALVQATWLPDPGAEGQSPELSANNIEHIAASGAAIQNLLLAAEARGWSSYWSSGGILRDEEVFDHLGIGRNEVLLGSLFLAPAVVTDSKLIPGGLRDQRGPVEGWARWVTLAD, via the coding sequence ATGCAAGCCAGTGAAAGCGGTAATGCACAGGCCGAGGTAGAGGCCGTCGACCGGGTCATCAGGGCGCGCAAGACCAGCAAACTGATGTTGGAGCCGGATAACAAGGGCGAGTCCGCTGTTGTCTGGACCGAAGAGCAGGCGAAGGCCTTGCGTACGATGGTCGAAGGGGCGGCCTGGGCGCCTTTTCATAAACGTGCCGATGAGCAGGTGCATCGCCAGGGGGTTCTTGATTCAGTCGTGCCCTGGCGGTTTCACGTACTGGAGCCTGCGGCCTGTCGATCGTTGATGCAGTTTTTGCAACGCCAGTCTGACAATCAGCCAGATTCCAAATGGAGTCGGGCCTGGCAGTCCAAGATCAAGAACATGCTGGCTGCCTGTGGGGCTCTGGTGCAGGCCACCTGGCTGCCAGATCCTGGTGCCGAGGGACAGAGTCCTGAACTGTCTGCCAACAACATCGAGCATATTGCCGCCAGTGGTGCTGCCATACAGAATCTACTGCTGGCAGCTGAGGCACGAGGCTGGAGCAGCTACTGGTCCAGTGGCGGCATTCTGCGTGATGAAGAAGTATTTGATCACCTGGGAATAGGTCGCAACGAGGTGTTGCTTGGATCATTGTTTCTGGCGCCAGCCGTGGTGACAGATAGCAAGTTGATACCCGGTGGTTTGCGTGACCAGCGCGGCCCGGTGGAAGGCTGGGCACGCTGGGTCACACTAGCTGACTAA
- a CDS encoding 3-keto-5-aminohexanoate cleavage protein, with protein MPLAMNREVFITCAITGSGSTQDKSPHVPRSPEQIANSAIDAARAGAAIVHCHVRDPETGAPRRDVELYREVTQRIRDSEVDVVLNLTAGMGGDIVFGGVESPLPVVAGTDMVGATERVAHIAACLPEICTLDCGTMNFAEADYVMTNTPGMLRAMGKMITQLGVKPEIEAFDTGHLWFAKELVREGVLDADALVQLCMGVRWGAPDDLNTFLAMVNNVPSGWCWSAFALGQNELPYVAASVLAGGNVRVGLEDNLMLAKGQLATNAQLVERAVNIIENMGAKVIGPAQVREKLNLTKRAPA; from the coding sequence GTGCCTTTAGCGATGAACCGGGAAGTTTTTATCACCTGCGCAATAACGGGCTCAGGATCCACCCAGGACAAGAGCCCCCATGTTCCGCGCTCGCCAGAGCAGATTGCCAACAGTGCCATCGATGCTGCGCGGGCCGGCGCCGCTATTGTGCACTGTCACGTGCGGGATCCTGAAACAGGAGCTCCCAGGCGGGATGTGGAGTTGTATCGGGAGGTCACGCAGCGTATTCGTGACAGTGAGGTCGATGTTGTATTGAACCTGACGGCTGGCATGGGCGGAGACATCGTGTTCGGCGGTGTTGAATCGCCTTTGCCTGTCGTTGCCGGCACCGACATGGTCGGCGCCACCGAGCGGGTGGCTCATATAGCCGCCTGTCTGCCGGAAATATGCACGCTGGATTGCGGCACCATGAATTTTGCCGAAGCCGATTACGTCATGACAAACACCCCCGGTATGTTGCGTGCCATGGGGAAGATGATTACGCAGTTGGGGGTCAAGCCTGAAATAGAAGCATTTGATACCGGTCACCTGTGGTTTGCCAAAGAGCTGGTTCGAGAAGGCGTTCTGGATGCCGATGCTCTGGTGCAGTTATGCATGGGCGTTCGTTGGGGGGCACCAGACGACCTGAACACCTTCCTGGCAATGGTCAACAATGTACCCTCCGGCTGGTGCTGGTCCGCTTTTGCTCTGGGTCAGAATGAATTGCCGTATGTTGCCGCATCGGTGCTCGCTGGTGGCAATGTCAGGGTCGGTCTGGAAGATAATCTGATGCTGGCTAAAGGTCAGCTCGCAACCAATGCACAATTGGTTGAGCGGGCAGTTAACATTATTGAAAACATGGGGGCCAAGGTGATCGGGCCTGCTCAGGTTCGCGAAAAACTGAATCTGACCAAGAGAGCTCCTGCATGA
- a CDS encoding Gfo/Idh/MocA family protein has translation MLNFGIMSTAKIGRDHLVPAIQQADGARLEGVASRDGGRAAKMADHFNAPQSFDSYEAMLESKDIHAVYIPLPTSQHVEWAHKAILAGKHVLVEKPLALKASEINKLIKARDKAGVIVSEAYMVTYHPQWLKVRELLKKGTIGTLRHIDASFTYFNTDAGNMRNQVELGGGALPDIGVYPTVCARFATGLEPVSATASVEYDPTFKTDRYANIQLEFEKVNMSFYVSTQMANRQTMVFHGDKGFIELSAPFNSNLYEGDEVRVHNAKHSDTRIYRFTGVNQYRLEIEAFCRAVAGKKQTCFTLEESILNQKVIDAIYKSGKSGKRVKV, from the coding sequence ATGTTGAATTTTGGAATCATGTCTACCGCGAAGATCGGTAGAGATCATCTTGTTCCGGCCATCCAGCAGGCCGACGGCGCACGCCTTGAAGGCGTTGCTTCTCGCGATGGTGGGCGGGCAGCGAAGATGGCAGATCATTTCAATGCACCGCAGTCTTTTGATAGCTACGAGGCCATGCTGGAATCGAAGGATATCCATGCTGTCTATATCCCGCTGCCCACCTCACAGCATGTTGAATGGGCGCATAAAGCTATTCTTGCAGGCAAACATGTCCTGGTTGAAAAGCCACTGGCACTCAAGGCCAGCGAGATAAACAAGCTGATCAAGGCACGTGATAAAGCCGGAGTGATCGTCTCGGAGGCCTATATGGTCACCTACCATCCACAGTGGCTGAAGGTTCGTGAACTGCTCAAGAAAGGCACGATTGGTACGTTACGTCATATAGATGCCTCGTTTACCTACTTCAACACCGATGCTGGCAACATGCGTAATCAGGTTGAGCTGGGTGGTGGTGCATTGCCTGATATCGGTGTTTATCCGACCGTCTGTGCACGCTTTGCAACAGGTCTGGAGCCAGTATCAGCCACGGCTTCAGTGGAGTATGATCCGACCTTCAAGACTGATCGCTATGCCAATATTCAGCTTGAGTTCGAGAAGGTGAACATGAGTTTCTATGTCAGTACGCAGATGGCAAACCGGCAGACGATGGTCTTTCATGGTGACAAGGGCTTTATCGAACTCAGTGCACCGTTCAATTCCAATCTGTATGAAGGTGATGAGGTTCGGGTACACAATGCCAAGCATAGCGATACGCGCATCTACCGTTTCACCGGAGTGAATCAGTATCGACTGGAGATTGAGGCATTCTGTCGCGCGGTCGCAGGCAAGAAGCAAACTTGTTTCACCCTGGAAGAATCCATTCTCAATCAGAAGGTCATCGATGCAATCTACAAATCAGGCAAGAGTGGCAAGCGCGTCAAGGTTTGA
- a CDS encoding carnitine 3-dehydrogenase gives MSSVVETKTPIAVNTAACIGGGVIGAGWVARLIENGLSVRVYDPMPDAAARMQPVLDNADRAYAKLTMAQRPKKGELVFCASIEAAVSSAQWIIESVPERLALKQSIYAEIEEHAAVDAIIVSSTSGIMPSDLQAQMQHPGRLIVAHPFNPVYLLPVVELVAGKLTDAGIIDTARTFYSSLGMKPIHVKREIEAFVADRLLEAIWRESLWLIKDGITTTEDLDDIVRFGFGLRYAQMGVFETYRIAGGEAGMRHFLEQFGPCLTWPWTKLMDVPEYNEELVELIAGQSDQQSGHRGIRELERIRDDNLVAIQQALKANNWGAGVILADYEKKLFDAGAAVANGGTGAESEIDYSQPIRTTERRIPPDWTDYNNHMNEARYLQCFGDATDAFMRMIGCDAEYMASGGSFFTAETHIRHLDEVRVNEPVYTLTQVLMGEGKKMQLFHGLHHGDGRLLATGEHMLIHVSLETRAACVPGAAVAQELARIVALQASLPLPEGVGRAVGQVRVQARVVEQTQNPTEDNS, from the coding sequence ATGAGCAGCGTGGTAGAGACAAAGACTCCGATAGCGGTGAACACGGCAGCTTGTATCGGTGGCGGTGTCATCGGTGCCGGATGGGTTGCGCGACTCATTGAAAACGGTCTGTCGGTCAGAGTCTACGATCCCATGCCGGATGCAGCGGCGCGCATGCAGCCAGTGCTGGACAATGCTGATCGTGCCTATGCAAAGCTGACCATGGCGCAGCGACCGAAAAAGGGAGAGCTTGTTTTCTGCGCCTCGATCGAAGCGGCGGTCAGTTCAGCTCAATGGATCATTGAAAGTGTGCCCGAGCGACTCGCGCTCAAGCAATCGATCTATGCTGAAATTGAAGAGCATGCGGCTGTGGATGCCATCATTGTCTCTTCCACCTCTGGCATCATGCCCAGCGATTTGCAAGCCCAGATGCAGCACCCGGGACGCCTGATCGTTGCACACCCATTCAATCCGGTCTATCTGTTGCCAGTGGTCGAGCTGGTTGCAGGTAAGCTAACTGATGCGGGCATCATTGATACCGCGCGAACTTTCTACAGTTCTCTGGGCATGAAGCCCATCCATGTGAAACGCGAAATCGAAGCCTTTGTTGCAGATCGATTGCTTGAGGCCATCTGGCGTGAATCTCTGTGGCTGATCAAAGATGGCATCACGACGACCGAAGATCTGGACGATATCGTTCGGTTTGGTTTCGGTCTTCGTTACGCTCAGATGGGTGTTTTTGAAACCTATCGAATTGCTGGTGGGGAGGCTGGCATGCGTCATTTTCTGGAACAGTTTGGTCCCTGCCTGACCTGGCCCTGGACAAAACTGATGGATGTGCCTGAATACAATGAGGAGCTGGTTGAGCTGATTGCCGGGCAATCAGACCAGCAATCGGGGCATAGGGGAATTCGTGAGCTTGAGAGAATTCGTGACGATAACCTGGTGGCTATTCAGCAGGCACTCAAAGCGAACAACTGGGGGGCAGGGGTCATACTTGCCGATTACGAAAAGAAGCTGTTCGACGCAGGTGCGGCTGTAGCGAATGGTGGCACAGGCGCAGAGTCCGAAATTGATTATTCGCAACCTATACGCACCACCGAACGGCGCATTCCGCCTGACTGGACTGATTACAACAATCACATGAACGAGGCGCGTTATCTACAGTGTTTCGGAGATGCGACAGATGCGTTCATGCGCATGATTGGCTGTGATGCTGAGTACATGGCGTCGGGTGGTTCGTTTTTTACCGCAGAAACCCATATACGTCATCTGGATGAAGTACGAGTCAATGAGCCTGTCTATACCCTGACCCAAGTGCTTATGGGTGAGGGCAAGAAAATGCAGCTGTTTCATGGCCTGCATCACGGCGACGGACGACTGCTGGCCACCGGTGAGCATATGCTGATCCATGTCTCACTGGAGACACGTGCAGCTTGTGTCCCTGGAGCTGCAGTGGCACAAGAACTTGCCCGGATTGTCGCACTGCAGGCCAGTTTGCCATTGCCAGAGGGGGTGGGACGGGCAGTTGGGCAGGTGCGGGTGCAAGCGCGGGTGGTTGAGCAAACACAGAATCCAACGGAAGATAATTCATGA
- a CDS encoding Hsp70 family protein, with protein MNAGGIDFGTSNSSVGYLKSGEPTLLAFGEDGYSVPTAIFYSAESAEVYFGKQAVSQYTEEVEGRLLRSLKSILGSSLMGEKTAIRNRRVAFSDIIQDFFGFLRVTLASQGQADMNQVVLGRPVHFVDDNPEMDRLAERQLREIAEKSGFEHVEFQFEPVAAALTYESKLQDEQLALVVDIGGGTADFSIIRLSPERHRQADRTSDILSTVGIHIGGTDFDRLLSLHSLMPLLGMGTLVKGTTRQLPNSTYYDLATWHRIPLLYNNATEQKIRQIQLDAAEADKVRLLGEVVSRKLGHALARKVEQSKIKLSASGISECLLQGLSRDLQTVISRDEFETAIGSVVERLSHCVSTALLDSQIRPEAITRVFYTGGTSAVPLLRQQFGEMFPSAQHVQGDTFGSVGLGLTIDAARRFA; from the coding sequence ATGAACGCAGGCGGTATTGATTTCGGCACATCCAACTCCAGTGTCGGTTATTTGAAAAGCGGTGAGCCCACCCTGTTAGCGTTTGGTGAGGACGGCTATTCCGTGCCCACAGCCATCTTCTATTCGGCAGAATCTGCTGAGGTCTACTTCGGCAAACAGGCGGTTTCGCAATACACCGAAGAGGTTGAAGGTCGGTTGTTGCGTTCCTTGAAATCCATCCTGGGTTCCTCCCTGATGGGCGAGAAGACTGCGATCCGGAACCGGCGAGTTGCTTTCAGTGACATCATTCAGGACTTCTTCGGTTTCCTTCGAGTCACCCTGGCGAGTCAGGGGCAAGCGGATATGAACCAGGTCGTGTTGGGCAGGCCTGTGCACTTCGTGGACGATAATCCGGAAATGGATCGGCTGGCAGAGCGGCAATTGCGCGAAATTGCCGAAAAGTCAGGATTCGAGCATGTGGAGTTTCAGTTCGAACCCGTCGCCGCCGCACTCACCTACGAGAGCAAGCTGCAGGATGAGCAACTGGCTCTGGTTGTCGATATTGGCGGTGGTACGGCCGATTTCAGCATTATCCGCCTGTCTCCCGAGAGGCATCGGCAGGCCGACAGGACAAGTGATATCCTGTCCACGGTGGGTATCCACATTGGTGGTACGGATTTCGACCGATTGCTGAGTCTGCATTCCCTGATGCCATTGCTGGGGATGGGGACGCTGGTCAAAGGCACCACAAGACAGTTGCCGAATTCTACCTACTACGATCTGGCTACCTGGCACCGTATTCCGCTCTTGTACAACAATGCAACTGAGCAGAAAATTCGCCAGATTCAGCTCGATGCGGCCGAAGCCGACAAGGTGCGCCTGCTTGGCGAGGTCGTATCGCGCAAACTGGGGCATGCGCTGGCAAGAAAGGTGGAGCAATCCAAGATCAAGCTGTCTGCCAGTGGCATCAGCGAATGTCTGTTACAGGGGCTATCCCGCGATTTGCAGACCGTTATCAGTCGCGATGAATTCGAAACCGCCATCGGTTCGGTGGTTGAGCGTCTGAGCCACTGTGTGTCGACAGCATTGCTTGACTCACAAATACGGCCAGAGGCCATTACCCGCGTTTTTTATACGGGAGGAACCTCTGCCGTACCTTTGCTACGGCAGCAGTTCGGTGAAATGTTTCCCTCAGCTCAACATGTGCAGGGGGATACCTTCGGCAGCGTGGGTCTGGGGTTGACTATTGATGCCGCCAGACGATTTGCCTGA
- the yghU gene encoding glutathione-dependent disulfide-bond oxidoreductase, whose protein sequence is MSDLPDYTPPKVWTWDAASGGKWASINRPIAGPTQDKELPIGKHPLQLYSMATPNGVKVTIMLEELLAKGISAAEYDAHLIKIGDGDQFGSGFVDVNPNSKIPALMDHTTTPPTRVFESGSILLYLAEKYGAFLPTDFAKRTECMNWLFWLMGSAPYLGGGFGHFYVYAPVKIEYCIDRFTMETKRQLDVLDRHLANNEYMAGDEYSIADMAIWPWYGALVLNTVYEAAEFLDTPSYKNVMAWAERIAEREAVKRGRMVNRTFGEPSSQLHERHDASDFDTNTQDKLAPEA, encoded by the coding sequence ATGAGCGATTTACCTGATTACACCCCACCCAAGGTCTGGACCTGGGATGCCGCCAGCGGCGGTAAATGGGCCAGCATCAACCGTCCGATTGCAGGTCCTACACAAGACAAGGAACTGCCGATCGGCAAGCACCCGCTGCAGCTCTATTCAATGGCTACACCCAATGGGGTGAAAGTAACCATCATGCTCGAAGAGCTGCTGGCGAAGGGCATCAGTGCCGCCGAATACGATGCACATCTGATCAAAATCGGTGACGGAGACCAGTTCGGCAGTGGTTTTGTCGACGTCAACCCGAATTCGAAAATTCCTGCTCTGATGGATCACACCACCACGCCTCCTACCCGGGTTTTCGAGTCCGGCTCTATTCTTCTGTACCTGGCAGAAAAATACGGGGCATTCCTGCCGACAGATTTTGCCAAGCGCACCGAGTGCATGAACTGGTTGTTCTGGCTCATGGGCAGTGCCCCCTACCTTGGCGGCGGCTTTGGCCATTTCTATGTTTACGCGCCGGTAAAGATTGAATATTGCATCGATCGGTTCACCATGGAAACCAAACGCCAGCTTGATGTTCTGGATCGCCATCTGGCAAACAATGAGTACATGGCAGGCGACGAATATTCCATCGCCGATATGGCCATCTGGCCGTGGTATGGCGCATTGGTGCTGAACACTGTTTATGAAGCAGCTGAATTTCTGGACACCCCTTCATACAAGAACGTCATGGCATGGGCCGAACGAATCGCTGAGCGTGAAGCCGTTAAGCGTGGTCGTATGGTCAACCGCACGTTTGGTGAGCCTTCTTCTCAGCTGCATGAACGCCACGATGCCAGCGACTTTGATACGAATACACAGGACAAACTCGCCCCGGAAGCCTGA
- a CDS encoding AGE family epimerase/isomerase, which produces MNTPQSPQFSSADFLRQHIQSILNFYEPHVIAPDGGFHQCFLDDGSVYDPQMRHLVSSTRFVFNYATAYRFHGNEQHREWAVAGFKYLQDVHRQPSGCYAWVIENGQVTDGRAMAYGHAFVMLAAASCVQAGIKEASDTIDEVWNFMEENFWDSEGRAYADELDSELEVLDPYRGQNANMHSCEALLAAYQATGQARYLERAQLLAQRFAVELAAINDGLIWEHYDTNWQLDMQYNIDKPDDLFKPWGFQPGHQVEWTKLLLTLNQESPNPVWVQRAAQLFDAAMTKGWDDQYGGLVYGFAPDGSFSDAHKYFWVHAEAFAAAWRLHKLTGESRYLDDYNRLWEYSWQHLIDHKHGAWFRIRTREGAAVDNQKSPPGKTDYHTMGACWDVLTQQ; this is translated from the coding sequence ATGAATACACCACAATCTCCCCAGTTTAGTTCAGCGGATTTTCTACGTCAGCACATCCAGTCGATTCTGAATTTCTACGAACCACACGTCATCGCTCCGGATGGCGGCTTTCACCAGTGTTTCCTGGATGATGGCAGCGTCTATGACCCACAGATGCGCCACCTGGTCAGCTCAACGCGCTTCGTATTCAACTACGCCACCGCCTATCGTTTTCATGGCAATGAACAGCACCGGGAATGGGCTGTAGCAGGCTTCAAATACTTGCAAGACGTTCATCGGCAGCCCTCAGGCTGCTACGCCTGGGTCATCGAAAACGGCCAGGTAACCGATGGGCGTGCCATGGCCTATGGCCACGCATTCGTGATGCTTGCTGCTGCCAGTTGTGTTCAGGCAGGCATCAAGGAGGCCAGCGATACCATCGATGAAGTCTGGAACTTCATGGAAGAGAATTTCTGGGATTCCGAAGGCCGGGCTTATGCCGATGAGCTGGACAGCGAACTGGAAGTGCTGGACCCCTACCGTGGGCAAAATGCAAACATGCACAGCTGTGAGGCATTGCTCGCCGCCTACCAGGCAACCGGGCAGGCTCGATATCTGGAACGCGCGCAATTGCTCGCGCAACGCTTCGCGGTGGAACTGGCAGCCATCAATGACGGGCTCATCTGGGAGCACTACGATACAAACTGGCAACTCGATATGCAGTACAACATCGACAAGCCGGATGATCTTTTCAAGCCCTGGGGCTTCCAGCCTGGCCACCAGGTTGAATGGACCAAACTACTACTGACACTGAATCAGGAAAGTCCGAATCCTGTTTGGGTACAACGTGCTGCCCAATTGTTTGACGCTGCCATGACAAAGGGCTGGGATGATCAATATGGCGGCCTGGTTTATGGGTTTGCACCGGATGGCTCATTCAGTGATGCACACAAGTACTTCTGGGTACACGCCGAAGCCTTTGCAGCCGCCTGGCGCCTGCACAAACTGACCGGCGAGTCCCGCTACCTGGACGATTACAATCGTTTGTGGGAATACAGCTGGCAGCACCTGATTGATCACAAACACGGCGCCTGGTTTCGTATCCGTACGCGTGAAGGTGCCGCTGTCGACAATCAGAAATCCCCACCGGGAAAGACTGACTATCACACCATGGGAGCTTGCTGGGACGTACTGACCCAGCAATAG
- a CDS encoding malate/lactate/ureidoglycolate dehydrogenase, with protein MPVASNYTSQSVKQFATAVLKGFGCNENEADIVASHLTDANLTGHDSHGIGMLPLYGEQILDGNLVPNQEPLLHAPMGAISVVDAKRGFGHRMALLALDHAMKCVPEHKVAILALRDSGHVSRVGTYSEYCAARGYVSIHMVNVVGHAPIVAPFGARESGFSTNPISMAMPLKGQAKPLLDIATSTVAFGKVRVASNKGEKVPPGCLIDEQGLETLDPDPMAQSRQGSLSAFGAHKGSGLGIFVELLAGALSSTDTVATMEHLPHGVINNMFSIIIDPSAFDSRKAIEQRTEEFYNFIKSRQPAVGTPAVLLPGETEHQNRQQRTDHGIPVDDETVRQIVDIADRFKLDPTAINALLTKAS; from the coding sequence ATGCCTGTTGCATCAAACTATACAAGCCAGTCGGTCAAACAATTCGCCACTGCAGTATTGAAAGGATTCGGTTGCAATGAGAACGAAGCTGACATCGTTGCCAGCCACCTCACCGATGCCAATCTGACCGGACATGATTCGCACGGTATCGGCATGCTGCCCTTATATGGCGAGCAGATACTCGACGGCAACCTGGTCCCCAATCAGGAACCATTGCTGCATGCTCCCATGGGCGCCATTTCCGTTGTCGATGCCAAACGTGGCTTCGGTCACCGTATGGCTCTGTTGGCACTGGACCATGCAATGAAGTGTGTGCCAGAACACAAGGTGGCTATTCTGGCTTTGCGAGACTCAGGTCATGTTTCGCGTGTCGGCACCTATTCAGAGTACTGCGCAGCCCGTGGCTATGTCTCCATTCACATGGTCAATGTCGTAGGCCATGCCCCTATTGTTGCCCCCTTCGGTGCACGCGAAAGTGGCTTCTCAACCAATCCGATCAGCATGGCAATGCCGCTCAAAGGTCAGGCCAAACCTTTGCTGGATATTGCAACCAGTACCGTTGCCTTCGGAAAAGTCCGAGTTGCAAGCAACAAGGGTGAGAAAGTGCCGCCTGGCTGTCTGATCGATGAGCAAGGCCTGGAGACTCTCGACCCTGACCCCATGGCTCAATCAAGACAGGGATCTCTCAGCGCATTCGGTGCACACAAGGGATCAGGACTGGGAATATTCGTCGAACTGCTGGCAGGTGCCCTGTCAAGCACCGACACGGTAGCCACGATGGAACACCTGCCCCATGGGGTCATCAACAACATGTTTTCCATCATTATCGATCCCAGCGCTTTCGACAGTAGAAAGGCTATCGAACAGCGAACAGAGGAGTTCTACAACTTCATCAAATCCCGGCAACCCGCTGTTGGCACCCCCGCGGTACTCCTGCCTGGCGAGACAGAGCATCAGAACCGTCAGCAACGTACCGATCATGGCATTCCAGTCGATGATGAAACAGTACGTCAGATCGTGGATATTGCAGATCGATTCAAACTGGACCCAACCGCCATCAACGCGCTGCTGACAAAGGCTTCCTGA
- a CDS encoding DEAD/DEAH box helicase translates to MSFNAFAMPSSLTQVLDQLGLQVPTRVQQELFPVVVEGRDVLVSANTGSGKTLAYLLPLLSQVLASAGKQRACTLVVVPTRELVGQLAKVLGDFAQIPGGCKVATLAGGSSINTQLMQLRGGADFILATPGRLLDVIKHNGIDKSSIDVLVLDEADRLLDEGFQDQLDELIAEFRPRQRLMVSATYSRKVRAKAGWILKNPVFLDLATAVEQVRHRAVEVDEQRRKELLLFLFEQDLAAPALIFAADRRGAEKLAENLSKASIKAAVLHGKLSMAQRANVLRQLEDGDLQALVATDLAARGIDVPSLPVVINYDLPRSVELYTHRIGRTARAGLTGEAISLVDINSEAHLALIEKRLNISIPREQIEGFEPKNALQRVVPLNDGNGGIKGKRMSKKDKLRAAAARSAGHSDESDSN, encoded by the coding sequence ATGTCATTCAACGCATTTGCCATGCCCTCCAGCCTGACTCAGGTACTTGATCAGCTGGGGCTGCAAGTACCAACGCGAGTGCAGCAAGAGCTTTTTCCGGTCGTTGTCGAAGGCCGTGATGTGCTGGTATCAGCCAACACGGGCTCGGGCAAAACCCTGGCCTACTTGCTGCCACTGCTCAGTCAGGTTCTGGCGAGTGCTGGCAAACAGCGTGCCTGCACTCTGGTTGTCGTGCCTACTCGAGAACTGGTCGGTCAGCTGGCAAAAGTGCTCGGCGACTTTGCCCAGATTCCAGGTGGCTGCAAAGTGGCTACGCTGGCTGGTGGTTCTTCGATCAATACGCAACTGATGCAATTGCGTGGCGGGGCTGATTTCATTCTGGCCACACCTGGACGATTGCTTGATGTCATCAAGCACAACGGCATTGATAAAAGCAGTATCGATGTCCTGGTACTGGATGAGGCCGATCGTTTGCTCGATGAAGGCTTTCAGGATCAGCTGGATGAACTCATCGCAGAGTTTCGTCCTCGTCAACGTTTGATGGTCTCAGCAACCTACTCAAGGAAAGTTCGCGCAAAAGCGGGCTGGATATTGAAAAATCCGGTTTTTCTGGATCTGGCAACAGCGGTTGAGCAGGTGCGGCACCGAGCGGTGGAAGTTGATGAGCAGCGTCGAAAAGAATTGCTGTTGTTTCTGTTTGAACAGGACCTTGCAGCACCTGCCCTGATTTTTGCAGCTGACAGAAGAGGTGCTGAAAAGCTGGCAGAAAACCTGTCCAAGGCTTCAATAAAAGCCGCTGTATTGCATGGCAAATTGTCCATGGCGCAGCGCGCCAACGTGCTCAGACAGTTGGAAGATGGCGATTTACAGGCATTGGTCGCAACTGATCTTGCCGCGCGTGGCATCGATGTGCCCAGTCTGCCGGTGGTCATCAATTATGATCTGCCCCGATCGGTCGAGTTATATACCCATCGAATCGGACGCACGGCACGTGCAGGTCTGACGGGCGAGGCCATCAGTCTGGTCGACATTAATAGCGAGGCTCATCTGGCGTTGATCGAGAAGCGACTGAATATCAGTATTCCCCGAGAACAGATAGAAGGATTTGAACCGAAAAATGCGCTGCAAAGAGTCGTACCGCTGAACGATGGCAACGGTGGGATCAAGGGCAAGCGCATGAGCAAGAAAGACAAGTTGCGTGCCGCTGCCGCACGCTCTGCGGGCCATTCCGATGAGTCCGATTCAAACTGA